The proteins below are encoded in one region of Telopea speciosissima isolate NSW1024214 ecotype Mountain lineage chromosome 10, Tspe_v1, whole genome shotgun sequence:
- the LOC122641476 gene encoding 40S ribosomal protein S16-like, with translation MAATDSVQCFGRKKTVVAVTHCKRGRGLIKINGCPIELVEPEILHYKAYEPILLLGRQRFAGVDMRIRVRGGGHTSQIYAIRQNIAKALVAYYQKYVDEQAKKEIKDILGRYERTLLVADPRRCEPKKFGGRGARARFQKSYR, from the coding sequence ATGGCGGCCACGGATTCCGTTCAGTGTTTCGGGCGCAAAAAAACTGTTGTTGCAGTAACCCACTGCAAACGAGGCAGGGGTCTCATCAAGATCAATGGCTGCCCCATTGAGCTCGTGGAGCCGGAGATTCTCCACTACAAAGCATACGAGCCAATCCTATTGCTCGGTCGTCAGCGCTTTGCAGGAGTTGATATGAGGATTAGGGTACGCGGTGGTGGTCACACCTCGCAAATCTACGCGATCCGCCAGAATATCGCCAAAGCCCTTGTTGCTTACTATCAGAAATACGTAGACGAGCAGGCGAAGAAGGAAATCAAGGATATCCTCGGCAGGTACGAAAGGACCCTCCTTGTCGCTGACCCAAGGCGCTGCGAGCCCAAGAAGTTTGGTGGTCGTGGAGCTCGCGCACGTTTCCAGAAGTCGTACCGTTGA